The Sorangiineae bacterium MSr11954 DNA segment TCGGGGAACAGCGGGTGCTCCTCGCCTCGGGCCTGGGCGTGTTCGCGGCGGCGGTGCTCGCGCTGCTGGTGCCCGGCGCATCGGAGCTCTCCGAGCCGCGCCCGCGCGATTCGGTGCGACGGCCGATGGCGGCGCCCCTCGACACCATGGATTCGTGACCATGGATACGTGAGGTGCCGGCGGCGCTCGCGCAAACGTCTTTCTCGATGGCGCAAAGGTCTTCTGGCTGGCACGCGGCGGCGGCGGATCCCATCATCATGGGCTCACGAAACGGGTGAACCATGAAAACGCCGATGCGCGACGCCGCGATCGAGAGCGTCTTGAGGCGCCTCTACGGCATGCACCAACGTCAGACGCCGTCCTTGCTCTTCCATTTCCTTCCACGCATGGTCCTTCATCGCATCAAGGGGACGCGCTATCTCGAGTTCGACGACCGATTCTTTCGCGATAAATTGGTCGCGCTCGATCGCGACAAGAACGAGTTCAACTACGCCATGTGCCGCGCGCTTCGTGCGCGTCGGGTGGTGGAGGTCGGCACCTCATTTGGTGTCTCGACCTTGTACCTCGCGGCGGCGGTTCGGGAGAACGTCGCGGCATATGGCGGCGGCGGCGTGGTGATCGGGACAGAGCTCGAGCCGTCGAAGGTAGCGGCGGCGCGGGCCAATTTCCAGCAAGCGGGGGTGTCGCAGTATGTCGACCTGCGCGAAGGTGACGCGCTGACGACCCTCGAAGACGTGGGCGGCGAGGTCGACTTCGTCCTCGTCGACACCTGGATTGCGGTCGCCAAACCCGCGCTGGAGCGATTGGTACCGCGGCTGCGGCCGGGGGCCGTGGTGGTGTGCGACCAGGTCGTGGCCGCGGCGAAGGATTATGCCGATTACCTCGGTTACGTTCGAAATCCTGCGAATGGCTTCGTGTCGGTGACCGTGCCCTACTCCGGAGGATTGGAGGTGTCGGTCCGGTCCGGGTGAGCTCATGAGCGAAACCGCTTCGGCGTCTGACCGAATCGGCGTTTGAACGCCGTGGCGAAGTTTGCGGGGCTTCGGTAACCCGCCTCGAAGGCGGCCTCGCTCACCGTGAGCCCATGCTCCAACGCCTGACGGGCGCGTTGCAGATTCCGTTCGCGCAGGTATCCGAACACGGTGCTGCCGAAGGCCGCGCGGAAGTGTTGCTGAAGGGCAGCGACGTTCATGCCTGCTTGCTTCGCCACGGCGGCGAGCGACGAAGGCATGCCGCCGGAGGCGTCCAGGCGCTCTTTGACCGCGCGGATCCGTTGGAATGCGCGCGGGTCGAGGTTCCCGTGCCCCGGCCCGATCTCCCCGCCCGCGATGGTGCGAAGACCGTCGGCGAAGAGCTCGATGGCCTTGCTCTCCAGGAGCAGATGGTGCACCGGCGGGCCGTAGATGGGCGGTGCGAGGAGCTGCTCCGTCAGAAAGACGATTTGCTCCGAGAGCCGCCACCGGCGGAGCGCGAGGTGCTCCCGCTGGAACGCGCGCACCGCGGGCGGCACCGTGTCCGAATCGAGCCCGCTCGCCGCGAGCCATTCGCGCCCGGCGATGACCACGAAGTGACGCAGGTGCACGCCCTGGCGGAGTCTCCGTACGACCGTGTCGCCCTCGGCCATCGAAAACATGACGGCCGTGGCGATGCGCCTGTCCGAACTGCCTCCGGCGGCCAACGCAATTTCGCGTCCGCCCACGGAGAGGTCGGTCGGGCCATCGAGCACCAGCGAGAGGCTGATGGACGGTGGGAATGCAAATGCGGCATCCGCGTCGTGAGGGATTCCTTCCGTCCGTCCAATGCATGGCCAAACCCGGTCGGAGCTGGACGTAGTGAGCGTCCGGCGCGCTCTTCCCATGTGGTGGTCGCCACGCGCTCGTTTCACCATCGGCCGCGACCTCACGGATCATACCGACGATTATGCGTCACGTCCGCGGTTCGCCCAGTCGTGCGATGGGAGCGGGTGCGCGGTTCGGTCCCTCCGCGGCGTGGGCAGCTAGGGGCACGTGGCGCGCAGGTATTGAACACCTTGCTCGCTGCGCCAGGCATACACGATGGACCCATCGGCCCCCACGGCGAGATCGC contains these protein-coding regions:
- a CDS encoding class I SAM-dependent methyltransferase, with protein sequence MKTPMRDAAIESVLRRLYGMHQRQTPSLLFHFLPRMVLHRIKGTRYLEFDDRFFRDKLVALDRDKNEFNYAMCRALRARRVVEVGTSFGVSTLYLAAAVRENVAAYGGGGVVIGTELEPSKVAAARANFQQAGVSQYVDLREGDALTTLEDVGGEVDFVLVDTWIAVAKPALERLVPRLRPGAVVVCDQVVAAAKDYADYLGYVRNPANGFVSVTVPYSGGLEVSVRSG
- a CDS encoding helix-turn-helix domain-containing protein — its product is MLDGPTDLSVGGREIALAAGGSSDRRIATAVMFSMAEGDTVVRRLRQGVHLRHFVVIAGREWLAASGLDSDTVPPAVRAFQREHLALRRWRLSEQIVFLTEQLLAPPIYGPPVHHLLLESKAIELFADGLRTIAGGEIGPGHGNLDPRAFQRIRAVKERLDASGGMPSSLAAVAKQAGMNVAALQQHFRAAFGSTVFGYLRERNLQRARQALEHGLTVSEAAFEAGYRSPANFATAFKRRFGQTPKRFRS